One Deltaproteobacteria bacterium DNA window includes the following coding sequences:
- the gshB gene encoding glutathione synthase has translation MTSKMKVLGVLDKYTGYNFHRDSSHLLLLTLYDRNHTIYYTDPTSLFSQKGEPCAMVSEVKVTRGTPYFHFKPPFPKPLAEMDIILMRKDPPVNTSYYYATHLLSLVEDKTWVINRPSTLRDWNEKLSILFFPEWIPKTLVTGDWHRIEAFQKEREGAVVVKELDSYAGKGIHLCPFSGDHSKLIHQLTRGGDLPVMVQEYLPVERGEKRVFFIDGKTFGAIIRHPAAGGFLTSPDHGGTYAATQLTEREKKICSSLEPFFLKKGVFFAGIDLIGEYLTEINVTSPGLLWEWNEVDHQKYEEKIVDCMEKKLT, from the coding sequence ATGACGAGCAAGATGAAAGTCCTCGGGGTTCTTGACAAATACACCGGTTACAATTTTCACAGAGATTCGTCGCATCTTCTGCTGCTAACGCTCTATGATCGAAATCATACGATCTATTATACCGATCCGACCTCGCTATTTAGCCAAAAAGGCGAGCCCTGCGCGATGGTCTCCGAGGTAAAAGTCACCCGGGGAACCCCTTATTTCCATTTTAAACCTCCATTCCCCAAACCTCTCGCCGAGATGGATATCATCCTGATGAGGAAGGACCCGCCGGTAAACACCTCTTATTATTATGCGACCCACCTCCTCTCTCTTGTTGAGGATAAAACATGGGTCATCAATCGCCCTTCCACGCTACGGGATTGGAATGAAAAACTCTCAATCCTCTTCTTCCCTGAATGGATACCGAAGACTCTCGTGACGGGTGACTGGCACAGAATCGAGGCGTTTCAAAAGGAGAGAGAGGGAGCGGTTGTCGTGAAGGAGCTCGATAGTTATGCCGGAAAGGGGATCCACCTCTGCCCCTTCTCCGGAGATCATTCAAAGCTGATCCATCAGCTGACCCGAGGCGGCGATCTCCCGGTGATGGTCCAGGAATATCTGCCGGTGGAAAGGGGAGAGAAGAGGGTCTTCTTCATCGATGGCAAAACTTTCGGAGCGATCATTCGCCATCCCGCTGCAGGAGGTTTTTTGACAAGCCCTGATCATGGCGGCACCTATGCCGCTACCCAACTTACGGAGCGCGAAAAGAAAATTTGCTCCTCACTCGAACCTTTTTTTCTTAAAAAAGGGGTCTTCTTCGCAGGGATCGATCTCATCGGGGAATATTTGACGGAAATCAATGTGACCAGTCCCGGACTCCTGTGGGAATGGAATGAGGTGGATCATCAGAAATATGAGGAAAAGATCGTCGATTGTATGGAAAAGAAATTAACCTGA
- a CDS encoding HU family DNA-binding protein, protein MTKGELVAWVARDCKISKAVAERALNSVTDGVQKCLKRRDKITLTGFGTFYVAKRRARKGRNPQTGAEIDIKACNVPKFKPGKELRKSTQ, encoded by the coding sequence ATGACAAAAGGTGAATTAGTCGCATGGGTCGCAAGAGACTGCAAAATTTCCAAGGCAGTCGCAGAAAGGGCTTTGAATTCCGTCACTGACGGGGTCCAGAAGTGCCTTAAGAGAAGGGATAAGATCACTCTGACAGGCTTCGGCACATTCTATGTTGCCAAGAGGCGTGCTCGCAAGGGTCGTAATCCCCAGACAGGTGCCGAGATCGATATCAAGGCCTGTAATGTCCCGAAATTCAAACCCGGGAAAGAGCTTCGGAAAAGCACTCAGTAG
- the gyrA gene encoding DNA gyrase subunit A — MPTSAEIIPVNIEDEMRHSYLDYAMSVIIGRALPDARDGLKPVHRRILYAMYQEGLLSNKRYSKCAGVVGEVLKKYHPHGDLAVYDALVRLAQDWNMRYPLIDGQGNFGSIDGDPAAAYRYTEARLTRLAEEMLADIEKETVDLVPNFDGSTQEPTVLPSKVPNLLINGSDGIAVGMATKIPPHNLSEIIDGCLELIKNPDVSVKDLMKIIPGPDFPTGGFIYGREGIRGAYETGKGILQLRARALIEKVAKGDKESIIVTEIPYQVNKARLIEKIAELHRDGKIEGISDLRDESDKDGMRIVVELKKGAVAGVILNQLYSHTAMQTTFGIILLAIVGGQPRTLNLKEALKIFIDHRHEVVIRRTAYDLKRAEERAHILEGLKIAVDNLDAVITLIKKSKSPVEAKEGLMKKYGMTEIQAQAVLEIRLQRLTAMEREKIVEEYEEVQKQIKGYREILKSEKLIYQIISEELTEIKKSYGDVRRTEIQGRTQELTVEDLIAEEEMVVTISHKGYIKRNPISLYRAQRRGGHGKTGMTTREEDFVSDLFIASTHAYVLIFTNRGKVYWLKVHEIPQAGRATKGKPIVNLVQMGSDEQIAAVLTVKEFAEGKNIIFATKKGIVKKTALTAYANPRASGIIALGVEEGDALIGASLTNGEQDILLSTRDGQAIRFHEKEAREMGRVTVGVIGIRLDKKDEVVSLEVLQEGQTALSVTENGYGKRTALEEYRIQGRGGSGIITIKTTDRNGPVVGVIQVTNDENIMLITNLGKIIRIRVDQISVIGRNTQGFRLIHLEKDEKVVAFAKLAEKEDEE; from the coding sequence ATGCCAACGTCTGCAGAAATTATCCCAGTCAATATCGAAGATGAGATGAGGCACAGCTATCTGGATTACGCGATGAGCGTCATCATCGGTCGCGCCCTTCCGGATGCTCGGGATGGATTGAAGCCGGTTCATCGCCGGATTCTCTATGCGATGTATCAAGAGGGGCTTCTTTCCAATAAAAGATATTCAAAATGCGCCGGTGTCGTTGGAGAGGTTCTGAAAAAATATCATCCGCATGGGGATCTCGCCGTTTACGATGCCCTCGTCCGATTAGCCCAGGATTGGAACATGCGTTATCCCTTGATTGATGGTCAGGGGAATTTTGGTTCTATCGATGGCGATCCGGCAGCCGCCTATCGTTATACTGAGGCACGGCTGACGCGACTGGCCGAGGAGATGTTGGCCGATATTGAGAAGGAGACGGTCGATCTCGTCCCAAATTTTGATGGTTCGACTCAGGAACCGACCGTGCTTCCCTCGAAGGTTCCAAATCTGCTGATTAACGGTTCTGACGGGATTGCTGTCGGGATGGCGACGAAGATTCCGCCGCACAACTTGAGCGAGATTATTGATGGCTGTCTCGAGCTTATCAAGAATCCCGATGTTTCTGTAAAAGATCTCATGAAGATCATTCCTGGGCCTGATTTTCCGACCGGCGGTTTTATTTATGGGAGGGAAGGGATTCGCGGGGCGTATGAGACAGGGAAGGGGATTCTGCAGCTCCGGGCACGGGCCTTGATTGAAAAAGTGGCGAAAGGGGACAAGGAGAGCATCATCGTCACCGAGATCCCCTATCAGGTCAATAAGGCACGTCTCATCGAAAAGATCGCCGAACTCCATCGGGACGGAAAGATCGAAGGGATCTCGGATCTTCGGGATGAATCAGACAAGGACGGCATGAGGATTGTTGTGGAGCTGAAGAAGGGGGCGGTCGCTGGTGTGATCCTGAATCAGCTTTACAGTCATACCGCGATGCAAACGACCTTCGGTATCATCCTGCTGGCGATTGTGGGGGGACAACCACGCACGCTTAATCTCAAAGAGGCGCTTAAGATTTTTATTGATCATCGTCATGAGGTGGTGATCCGAAGAACCGCCTATGATCTGAAAAGAGCGGAGGAACGTGCGCATATCCTCGAAGGATTGAAGATCGCTGTCGATAACCTCGATGCTGTCATCACCTTGATCAAGAAATCGAAGTCCCCTGTGGAAGCCAAGGAAGGGTTGATGAAGAAGTATGGGATGACGGAGATCCAGGCTCAGGCGGTTTTGGAGATCCGGTTGCAGAGACTGACCGCGATGGAACGAGAGAAGATTGTCGAAGAGTACGAAGAGGTTCAGAAACAGATCAAGGGATATCGCGAGATTCTCAAGAGCGAGAAGCTTATCTATCAGATTATTTCGGAAGAATTGACGGAGATCAAAAAGTCCTATGGTGATGTTCGTCGGACGGAGATCCAAGGGAGAACCCAGGAACTGACCGTCGAGGACCTCATTGCGGAAGAAGAGATGGTTGTGACCATCTCCCACAAGGGGTATATCAAGAGAAATCCGATCAGTCTCTACCGGGCTCAGCGTCGTGGAGGACATGGGAAGACCGGCATGACGACGCGTGAGGAAGATTTTGTTAGTGATCTCTTTATCGCCTCGACCCACGCCTATGTTCTGATCTTTACAAACCGCGGGAAGGTTTATTGGCTGAAGGTTCATGAGATTCCGCAGGCAGGGAGGGCAACGAAGGGGAAGCCTATCGTGAATCTTGTGCAGATGGGCTCCGATGAACAGATTGCGGCGGTCCTGACCGTAAAAGAGTTTGCCGAAGGGAAGAATATTATTTTTGCGACTAAGAAGGGGATAGTCAAGAAGACCGCCCTCACCGCTTACGCGAATCCAAGGGCCTCCGGGATTATTGCTCTGGGAGTCGAGGAAGGGGATGCCCTGATTGGTGCCTCCCTGACGAATGGAGAACAAGACATCCTTCTCTCAACCCGTGATGGTCAGGCGATCCGGTTTCATGAAAAGGAAGCTCGTGAGATGGGGCGTGTGACGGTTGGAGTTATCGGGATTCGTCTGGATAAAAAAGATGAGGTGGTCAGTCTCGAAGTTTTGCAGGAAGGACAGACAGCCCTTTCGGTGACGGAAAACGGTTATGGCAAAAGGACAGCGCTTGAGGAGTACCGAATTCAGGGACGCGGCGGGAGCGGGATTATCACCATCAAGACGACAGACCGTAACGGCCCTGTTGTGGGAGTCATTCAGGTGACTAATGATGAGAATATCATGCTGATCACCAATCTAGGAAAGATCATCCGGATTCGGGTCGACCAGATTTCAGTTATTGGTCGGAACACGCAGGGGTTCCGGCTGATTCATCTTGAAAAAGATGAAAAGGTTGTCGCCTTCGCAAAATTGGCCGAAAAGGAAGATGAAGAGTAG
- a CDS encoding DUF192 domain-containing protein, with amino-acid sequence MKSRAHFLTALFLVLLISCSSASLESVILKTRVGREITFRVELARTTQEREKGLMHRRELAFNHGMLFVFPEETQSPFWMKNTPLSLDMIFLDRDGVVVGLIENAVPYSEELLMPQVPYSYVLEVSGGTIPREGIRIGDSVQLPVQGQVPVRPRPH; translated from the coding sequence ATGAAGAGTAGGGCTCATTTCCTGACGGCTCTCTTTCTCGTCCTTCTGATTTCCTGCTCTTCTGCCTCTCTCGAATCTGTTATCCTCAAAACTCGTGTAGGTCGTGAAATTACTTTTCGAGTGGAACTTGCGAGAACCACTCAAGAGCGCGAGAAAGGGCTCATGCACCGAAGGGAACTCGCGTTCAACCACGGGATGCTTTTTGTTTTCCCCGAAGAGACCCAGTCTCCCTTTTGGATGAAAAATACCCCTCTTTCTCTCGATATGATTTTTCTGGATAGAGATGGAGTCGTTGTTGGCCTGATCGAAAACGCGGTCCCCTACTCGGAGGAACTCCTGATGCCTCAGGTTCCCTATTCCTATGTGCTCGAGGTCTCCGGCGGAACGATTCCTCGAGAAGGGATCAGGATTGGGGACTCGGTGCAGCTTCCGGTCCAGGGGCAGGTGCCGGTTCGCCCGCGCCCTCATTAG
- a CDS encoding peptidylprolyl isomerase, translated as MHLRLALIPLIAILLTTACEKNPTLAKVGGKRITEKDLTVLGEVNPRLKPRMATPVGKKKILENYVEQTLLYEEARKRGIHRSDKTKQKLDLYEKIIIAQAVLDDELENQIKQYYENHRDEFERLKLSHILIRTVEEESGAKKKAAAKPAQKRTEDAAKKLIAKIKERLDKGETFDKVASEVSEDSQSKQNQGSLGYITLRDKRLERMGWLPLAEQAFALQEGNVSPSPIQTKDGFHLIKVVEEKKLQPFEEAETGIRFRLQSDVRTKFLADLKKKYKVDYIEEKKPASPSPSPEAVEPNEGAGEPAPAPGPEAAPSPQS; from the coding sequence ATGCATTTACGACTCGCTTTGATTCCGCTTATCGCGATCCTTCTCACAACAGCCTGTGAGAAAAATCCGACGCTTGCGAAGGTCGGTGGAAAAAGGATTACCGAAAAAGATCTGACTGTCCTGGGAGAGGTGAATCCCCGCCTCAAACCTCGCATGGCAACCCCGGTAGGGAAAAAGAAGATTTTGGAAAACTACGTGGAGCAAACCCTCCTCTACGAAGAGGCGAGAAAACGTGGAATCCATCGTTCCGACAAAACCAAGCAAAAGCTCGACCTTTATGAAAAGATCATCATCGCCCAGGCTGTTTTAGATGATGAGCTCGAAAATCAAATCAAGCAGTATTATGAAAATCATCGAGATGAATTTGAACGGCTGAAACTTTCGCACATTCTGATCCGGACTGTCGAAGAGGAATCAGGGGCCAAGAAAAAGGCTGCTGCGAAACCAGCACAAAAACGGACCGAGGATGCCGCCAAGAAGCTGATCGCGAAGATCAAAGAACGATTAGATAAGGGAGAGACTTTTGATAAGGTGGCGAGCGAGGTTTCAGAAGACTCCCAATCGAAACAGAATCAGGGGAGTCTCGGCTACATCACCCTTCGGGACAAACGACTCGAACGGATGGGGTGGTTGCCCTTGGCCGAACAGGCCTTTGCCCTGCAAGAGGGGAATGTCTCCCCATCACCGATCCAGACAAAAGACGGGTTTCACTTGATCAAGGTGGTCGAAGAGAAAAAACTTCAACCTTTTGAAGAGGCGGAGACTGGGATCAGATTTCGTCTTCAGTCAGATGTTCGAACCAAATTCCTGGCCGACCTGAAAAAGAAGTATAAGGTTGATTACATCGAAGAAAAGAAGCCTGCCTCTCCCTCTCCCTCTCCAGAAGCGGTGGAGCCTAATGAGGGCGCGGGCGAACCGGCACCTGCCCCTGGACCGGAAGCTGCACCGAGTCCCCAATCCTGA
- a CDS encoding acylphosphatase: MEKVSAHLWISGRVQGVCYRAWAETVANELLLSGWVRNSPDGRVEAFIEGEKGFVDRMIEKCHEGPPAARVKEIRVEWEAYRGEFPDFRIV, encoded by the coding sequence ATGGAAAAAGTTAGCGCCCATCTTTGGATCTCAGGCCGTGTTCAGGGGGTTTGCTACAGGGCCTGGGCGGAAACAGTCGCCAATGAACTCCTGCTAAGCGGTTGGGTTCGAAACTCCCCGGATGGTCGCGTTGAGGCGTTTATTGAGGGAGAAAAAGGATTCGTCGACCGAATGATCGAGAAGTGTCACGAAGGCCCCCCTGCCGCCCGTGTGAAGGAGATCCGGGTCGAATGGGAGGCATACCGAGGTGAATTTCCTGATTTCAGGATTGTTTGA
- the ruvX gene encoding Holliday junction resolvase RuvX, whose translation MRILALDIGSKTIGVAVSDPMGWTAQPIKTIRRKNRLSDEEEICTLIKEYEIEEILIGLPLHMNGSEGKQVDVVRGFARNLEGKVSVPVKFWDERLSTVAADRSLLEADLSRQKRREVIDKMAAVFILQGYLDSLHSLSEEETKG comes from the coding sequence ATGAGAATCTTGGCACTCGACATTGGGAGTAAGACGATCGGGGTTGCCGTCTCGGACCCGATGGGTTGGACCGCTCAGCCGATCAAAACGATCCGCAGAAAAAACCGTCTCTCGGATGAAGAGGAGATCTGTACCCTTATCAAGGAGTATGAGATCGAGGAAATCCTGATCGGTCTGCCGCTTCATATGAATGGTTCCGAAGGAAAGCAGGTCGATGTGGTGCGAGGTTTCGCCAGAAATCTGGAGGGGAAGGTTTCAGTGCCGGTAAAGTTTTGGGATGAACGCCTCTCGACGGTCGCTGCGGATCGTTCCCTCCTGGAGGCTGATCTCTCCCGACAGAAGAGGCGAGAGGTGATCGATAAGATGGCGGCAGTGTTTATCTTGCAAGGATATCTGGACTCTCTTCATTCCCTTTCAGAGGAGGAGACAAAGGGGTGA
- the mltG gene encoding endolytic transglycosylase MltG, with the protein MRRIIATLSLVLFVIVSVFLLNFVLFLVTPYRKTEGPISLVIEPGMRVDEILKKLSEEGLVSNPVFFELYLKARGFDRKIRAGDYQFDSGVSPHQMVSLLLKGDFARLRITILEGWTAREIAKFLEGQGLVRADEFLQKAKDLEGYLFPDTYEMYQPKGAEEIVQKMVGHFHEVFNPSLQARAREVGLSDYEVLILASIVEKETGNREEQPLVASVFLNRLKRKMGLASDPTVIYGIPNFNGNLTRADLERPSPYNTYLNAGLPPTPICNPGLASIRAVLYPAETDFLYFVSKNDGTHQFSKTSEEHYRAVMEYQRSQ; encoded by the coding sequence GTGAGAAGAATCATTGCGACACTGTCTCTCGTCCTGTTCGTGATTGTCTCTGTTTTTCTGCTTAATTTTGTCCTTTTTTTGGTGACCCCCTATCGAAAGACGGAGGGGCCGATTTCCCTCGTGATCGAGCCGGGGATGAGGGTTGATGAGATTCTGAAAAAGCTGTCCGAGGAGGGATTGGTTTCGAATCCGGTATTTTTTGAACTTTATCTAAAGGCGAGGGGATTCGATAGAAAGATACGGGCGGGGGATTATCAATTTGACTCAGGCGTTTCGCCTCATCAGATGGTGTCACTCTTGTTGAAGGGAGATTTTGCCCGCCTCCGGATAACTATTCTCGAGGGATGGACGGCACGAGAGATCGCGAAATTTCTGGAGGGGCAGGGTTTGGTTCGTGCGGACGAATTTCTTCAAAAGGCCAAGGATCTTGAGGGATACCTTTTTCCGGATACTTACGAAATGTATCAACCCAAAGGGGCTGAGGAGATCGTCCAGAAGATGGTCGGTCATTTTCATGAGGTCTTTAATCCTTCACTTCAGGCTCGCGCGAGAGAGGTTGGGTTGAGTGATTATGAGGTTCTCATTCTAGCCTCGATCGTGGAGAAGGAGACAGGGAATCGGGAGGAACAACCGCTTGTTGCTTCCGTCTTTTTGAATCGTCTGAAGCGGAAGATGGGACTCGCCTCGGATCCGACCGTGATCTATGGGATCCCTAATTTCAATGGGAATCTGACCCGCGCCGATCTGGAACGTCCCTCACCTTATAATACCTACCTCAATGCCGGACTCCCCCCGACACCGATTTGCAATCCCGGACTTGCCTCGATCCGCGCGGTGCTTTATCCCGCGGAGACTGATTTTCTCTATTTTGTTTCGAAGAATGACGGGACTCATCAATTCTCCAAGACCTCGGAAGAACATTACAGGGCGGTTATGGAATATCAGAGGTCTCAGTGA
- a CDS encoding nucleotidyl transferase AbiEii/AbiGii toxin family protein: MDTIQSDEGLRLWIINHLSEKLGKHAILKGGMVLRLLNCPRYTNDLDYVFVPFRSKKEIGPLIDKAMADLKGARIEKRLHSTNVRYDVVFTNASGTFRTHLEANVSDSCESEPISTADLAISNKQSPHIVRVMRFDIALANKLAAWNERELMRDLYDAYFLYRHLGKTPHLPTLRSRLQKINYARRVKNSSLPKSMTLPEFLARLEQNVRGLTDDSLHEELRDTLDQDQIAGLAHKMKVGLIQMIEGLLTETSDIP, translated from the coding sequence ATGGATACCATTCAGTCTGATGAAGGCTTGCGGCTCTGGATCATCAATCATCTGTCAGAGAAATTAGGAAAACACGCCATCTTGAAAGGAGGGATGGTTCTCCGACTGCTCAACTGCCCTCGTTACACGAACGATCTGGATTACGTCTTTGTTCCATTTCGCTCTAAAAAAGAGATCGGTCCGTTGATCGACAAGGCAATGGCGGACTTGAAAGGTGCCCGCATTGAAAAAAGGCTCCATTCGACAAACGTCCGTTATGATGTGGTATTTACCAATGCTTCTGGCACTTTCCGAACACATCTGGAAGCGAACGTATCCGATTCGTGCGAGTCAGAACCAATCAGCACTGCTGATCTGGCCATCTCAAATAAACAATCACCTCACATCGTGCGTGTCATGAGGTTTGATATCGCCTTGGCTAATAAGTTGGCTGCCTGGAATGAAAGGGAGTTGATGCGGGATCTCTATGATGCCTACTTTCTCTACAGACATCTGGGCAAGACCCCTCACTTGCCGACACTCCGTTCCCGTTTGCAAAAAATAAACTATGCGAGAAGAGTGAAAAATTCTTCCCTCCCAAAAAGCATGACTTTGCCGGAATTTTTGGCTCGCTTGGAGCAAAATGTCAGAGGCCTGACCGATGACTCCCTTCATGAAGAATTAAGGGATACACTCGATCAGGACCAGATCGCCGGTCTAGCTCATAAAATGAAGGTTGGCCTGATTCAAATGATCGAGGGCCTGCTCACTGAGACCTCTGATATTCCATAA